In Streptomyces sp. HUAS ZL42, the DNA window CGACCGACGTGCTCGGCTCCCCCGACGGCGATCTGCGCCTCTACCCCGACCTCGGCCGGCTGGTCGTGCTGGCCGGGCAGCCGGGGTGGGCGTGGGCGCCGGTGGACCGGATCACTCAGGAGGGCGAGCGGCATCCCGGGTGCAGCCGGACCTTCCTGCGCAGGGTCGTCGCCGACGCCGCCCAGGAGCACGGCCTCACCTTCCGCGCGGGCATCGAGATCGAGTGGGCGGTGGGGCTGGGTTCGGCGCCCGACGGGGAGTTCGTGCCGGCGGTGTCGGGTCCGGCGTACGGGGCCACCCGGCAGGTGGAGCTGAGCGACTACCTCGCCGACCTCCTGGCGGCGCTCGCGGCGCAGGGGGTGGACGTCGACCAGGTTCATCCCGAGTACGCGGCCGGGCAGTTCGAGATCTCGGTGGGCGCGCTCGACCCGGTGGCGGCGGCCGACCGCAGTGTGCTGGTGCGGCAGACCGTCCGAGCGGTGACGCAACGCCACGGGCTGAAGGTGTCCTTCTCCCCCGCCGTCTTCGCCGAGGGCGTCGGCAACGGCGGCCACGTCCACCTCTCCGCCTGGCACGGCGACTCCAACCTCCACTCCGGCGGCGACCGCCGCCACGGCATGACGGCCGACGCCGAGTCCTTCGCGGCCGGTGTCCTCGCCCACCTCCCCGCCCTGACGGCCGTCACCGCGCCGAGCCCCGCCAGCTATCTGCGGCTCAAACCCTCCCAGTGGGCGGGCGTGTTCACCGCCTGGGGCCTGGAGACCCGCGAGTCCGCGCTGCGCGTCGTCACCGGCACCGCCGGCCACCGCGACCAGCAGGCGAACCTCGAGGTGAAGCCCGTCGACCTGGCCGCCAACCCGTATCTAGCGCTCGGCTGCCTCATCACCGCGGGCCTGGACGGACTGGCGTCGGCGGCGCCCCTGCCAGGCGAGATCACCGGGGATCCGGTCCGGTTCGGCGCCGAGGAGGCGGCGGCCCGCGGAGTGCGCCGGCTGCCGGTCTCGCTGGCGGAGGCCGTCGAGGAGTTCCGCAAGGACGAACGGCTGCGGTCCGCGCTCGGCCCCGTCCTCGCGGACGCGGTGATCGCCGTACGCCAGGGGGAGATCGCGGCCGTGCAGGGGCTGGACGACGAGCAGGTGGCGGCGGCGTACCGCTGGAAGTACTGACGTGAGCGCGGTCCACGAGGCCCTGGGCGAGCTGAGGCTGGTCGACCACCACTGCCACGGCGTGGTCACCGCCGACCTGGACCGGGCGGGCTTCGAGTCGCTGCTCACCGAGGGCGAGGCCTGGCCCGGCGTCTCGGCCTTCGACAGCCCGGTGGGCGTGGCCGTGCGCCGGCACTGCGCGCCCCTGCTGGACCTGGCACGTCACGCCCCCGCCGACGAGTACACGGCACGACGGGCCGAGCTGGGCTGGCGCGAGGTGAACCGGCGGTTCCTCGCCGCCTCGGGCACCGGCACGTTCTGTGTCGACACCGGGTACGTCCCCGACCGCATCACCACCCCGGCCGAGCTCGCGGGGGACGATGCCTACGAGGTCGTACGGCTGGAAAACGTCGCCGAGGCGGTGGCCGCGAAAGGCGTCGAACCGGACGAGTACGCCGAGGCGTTCCGCGCTGCCGCCCAGGAAGCGGTACGGCGGCCGGGGGTGGTCGGTGTGAAGTCCGTCGCCGCGTACCGCACCGGCTTCGACCTGGCCCCGGCCCGCCCGTCGGACACGGAGGTCACGGAGGCGGCGCGACGGTGGCTCGCGGAGGGGGGCGGCCGGCTGGCCGATCCGGTCCTCGTACGGCATCTGCTGTGGACCGCGGTCGAACTCGGGCTGCCGCTCCAGCTCCACACCGGCTTCGGCGACAACGACATCCGGCTGCACCGGGTGGATCCCACCCACCTCACCGACTGGCTTCATCTCACTGCCGGCACGATCCCGGTGCTGCTTCTGCACTGCTGGCCCTACCAGCGTCAGGCCGCCTATCTGGCCGCGGTCTTCGAGCAGGTGTACCTCGACGTCGGCCTCACCCTGCACCACGTCGGCCCGGCCCGGGCACGGGCGGTGCTGGAGGAAGCACTCGAGATCACCCCGTTCCGCAAACTGCTGTACAGCTCCGACGCCTACGGTGTGGCCGAGTTCTACTGGCTCGGCGCGCTGTCCTTCCGCCGGGGCCTGGCCGAGCTGCTCCAGGACCGGGTGGACACCGACGAGCTGAGCCTGCCCGACGCGCTGCGGATCGCGGAGTGGGCGGGAGCACACAATGCGCGCCAGGTCTACCGTCTTTCCGGCCCCTCCTGAAAGTATGATCAAGCAATGTCTGACACGACTGAGACCACGCCCGGTTGGCTGACGCCCGACGAGCTCGAACTGGCACGCGCCCGCATGCCGATCCTGTACGTCGAGGCCGTGCCCGTGCGCGTCGACGACAGCGGTGAAGTCACCAGCATCGGACTGCTGCTCCGCATCGGACCGGACGGCAATGTCAACCGGACCCTGGTCTCGGGGCGGGTGCTGCACCACGAGCGGGTCCGCGACGCACTCCTGCGCCACCTGGAGAAGGACCTCGGTCCGGTGGCCCTGCCCCGCGTCCCGACCTCGCTGCAGCCCTTCACCGTCGCCGAGTACTTCCCGACGCAGGGCATCACGCCGTACCACGACCCGCGTCAGCACGCGGTGTCCCTCGCCTACATCGTCCCGGTGACCGGCGACTGCCGGCCCCGGCAGGACGCCCTCGACCTGGTGTGGTTCAGCCCGCAGGAGGCGGCGTCGCCGGCGGTGCAGAGCGAGATGCCGGGCGGGCACGGCTTCCTCCTCCGGCAGGCTCTGGCCCACGTCGGCCTGTCGGCGTCCTGAACGTGAGCCGGTCCGCGATACGGGCCGGGCAGCGGCCGTGCACCCTCGTGGTGTGCCGGGGCTGCTGCTGCGGCAACCCCCGCAAGTATCCGGACGACGATCACGTCTGGCAGCTCGACCGGCTGCGCGCCGGCGCGGCCGCCTCGGACGGACGATTCACCGTCCGTACGACGGACTGCCTGGGCCCCTGCGACCAGGCCAACGTGGTCGTCGTACAGCCCTCCACGGCCGGGCGCCTGGCGGGGGCCCGGCCCGTCTGGATCGGCTTCGCGTCGGGCGAGGACTGCACGGACGACCTGCTGGACTGGGCCGCCGCGGGCGGGCCCGGCGTCGCCGAGCCTCCGGTCACGCTGGAGCTGCAGTTCGTCCGGCCGCCGCGCGAGGCACGGGCCCGGACGCGCCGGTGACTCACCGCGCCGCCGCTCCGTTCGCCTCGGCCAGCAGGTCCATGAGGGTCGCCCGGGCCCGGGCGACACGGGAGCGGACCGTGCCGACCGGGCAGTCGCTCAGCTGCGCGGCCTCCGCGTAGGGCAGACCGAGCAGTTGCGTCAGGACGAACGCCTCCCGGCGCTCGTCCGGCAGCGCCGCCAGCAGATCCAGCAGAGCGACGCCGTCGTCGAAGCCGGGCAGACCGCGCGGTTGCGCCAGCTCCACGGCCAGCGTCCAGTCCGCCACGTCCGACAACCGCGGCCGGGCGGCGGAGCGCCGATAGCTGTCGATCACCGCGCGCCGCGCGATGGATGGACAGCAGCCAGGACCGGGCCGACGAGCGCCCCTCGAACCGGTGCAGGCCCGTCAACGCACGCAGGAACGTGTCCTGTACGAGGTCGTCCGCCGCCTGCGGATCAGCGCACAGATGGACGACGTACCGCAGCACGTCACGGTGCAGGGAGCGCACGAAACGGTCGACGGCGTCCCCGTCACCGGTACGGGCGGCCAGCGCCCACGCGGTCGCCGACTCGTCGGTCCTCGCACCCTTCTCGGACTTCTCGAAGGTCGTCGTCTTCCGGGGTTCTCTGCTTTCCCCGCCTTGGCGGCCCTGCGATGTCCGGCGGCCTTCGCGTACTGGGAGGGCGGGGCAGTGGGAGTCGTCACGGGCCTCATCGTGGCAGCCCGTTCCTGGCGTCACGGGCGGTTGGGGGAACCCACAGGATGCCCCGGCTCACTGCCGGTTTCAGGAGGGCCGGGCGAGTGCGGTGAGTACCTCGGCGCAGATCGCCAGGGCCGTCTCCGCGGGGGTGCGGGCGCCGACGTCGAGGCCGATCGGGCCGTGGATGCGGCGCAGTTGCTCCTCGTTCAGGCCCGCCTCGAGGAGCGCGCCGGCGCGGCGGTCCTGGGTGTGGCGGGAGCCCAGCGCCCCGACATAGGGGATGCCGGTGCCGAGCGCGGTGTGCAGTGCGGGGACATCGAGGTCGGGCTCGTGGCTGAGCACGATCAGACAGGCGGCGGCCGGGCGGTCGGCGAGCAGATCGCGGACCTGCTGCTCGGCGGTGGTGACCGTGGCCTCCCAGCCCAGCAAGTGTGCCTGGGCGACGAGGAGTTCGGCGAGCTCGCCCTCGCCGACGACGACCAGGTGCAAAACGGCCGGGCAGGTCTCGATCAGGACGAACCCGGCGTCCGTGGGCCCGGCCTCGCGCCCGGCTCGGTGCCGGGCGAGCAGCCGGCGGGCCTTCTCGGCGGCCCGGTCGTCCCCCTCCGGTGGGCCGGGGACGACGACCGTGCTGACGGCCCGGGTCCGGTCGTCGTCCAGTTCGGTGACCAGCGCGGCGTCGGCACCCTCGGCCAGCAGGTCCCACCAGCGGGCGGGCACGGTGTGCAGGGCCTGAAGCAGGATCTCGGCCTGTCCGCCACAGGTCAGCCGTGCCTCCTTGACCGCGTCGTCGTGCACGGCCACCTCGCAGACACGGGCGCCTGCGCCGCTCTCCACGAGCGCGGCCGCCTCCGCGACCAGCTGGCGGTCGAAGGCCCCGCGGTACAGACTGCCTCGGCAGTGTCCCGCCTCGTCGACCAGGAGCGCGTCCTCGGGCCGCTTGGGGCCGAAACCCTTCTCGGTGAGCGGCCGGGCGAGGACGGCCGTTCGTCCCTCGGCCGCCCACCGCCGTGCCGTGTCCGCCACCTCGCGCATGATCGTGGGCCTCCTCGTCACCGGCGGAGTTCACCGACCGGCAGGTCGTTGATCAGCGTACTCGGCCGGGACGGGCACCTCACTCGATGGCGACGAGCAGATCACCGCCCTCGACCTGCTGGATCCTGTTGATGGCCAGCCTGGTGACCCGGCCCGCGTTCGGGGCGGTGATCGCGGCCTCCATCTTCATCGCCTCGATGGTGGCCACGGTGGCGCCGGCCGCCACCTCGTCGCCCTCGGCCACCGAGAGCGTGACGACACCGGCGAACGGCGCGGCGACATGGCCCGGGTTGGTCCGGTCGGCCTTCTCGGTCACCGGCATGTCGGAGGCCGCCGCCTTGTCCCGGACCTGGATGGGCCGCAGCTGGCCGTTCAGGGTGGACATCACGGTGCGCATACCGCGTTCGTCGGCCTCGCCGACCGCCTGCAGCTCGATCAGCAGCCGCACGCCGGGTTCGAGGTCGACGGCGTACTCCTTCCCGGGACGCAGTCCGTAGAAGAAGTCCTTGCTGTCCAGCACGCTGGTGTCGCCGAAGTTCTGGCGGTGGTTCTCGTACTCGCGCGTCGGCCCGGGGAAGAGCAGCCGGTTGAGCGTGGCGCGACGCTCCTTGGCAAGACCCGTGCGGTCGTCCGCGGACAGCTCCTGCACGGGCTTGGGGTCGGCACGGCCCTCCAGGGCCTTGGTGCGGAACGGCTCCGGCCAGCCGCCGGGCGGGTTGCCCAGCTCGCCGCGCAGGAAGCCGATGACGGAGTCGGGGATGTCGAACCTGTTCGGTGTCGCCTCGAAGTCGTCGGGGGCCACATCGGCGCCCACCAGGTGCAGGGCCAGGTCTCCGACCACCTTCGAGGACGGGGTGACCTTCACCAGGCGGCCGAGGATCCGGTCGGCGGCGGCGTACATCGCCTCGATGGCCTCGAAGCGGTCGCCGAGACCGAGGGCGATGGCCTGGGTGCGCAGGTTGGAGAGCTGCCCGCCGGGGATCTCGTGGTGGTAGACGCGCCCGGTCGGCGAGGCCAGGCCCGCCTCGAAGGGGGCGTAGATCTTGCGGACGCTCTCCCAGTACGGCTCCAGGTCGCCGACCGCCTGCAGGTCGAGGCCGGTGGGCCGTTCGGAGTGGTCGGTCGCGGCGACGATCGCCGACAGCGACGGCTGCGAGGTGGTGCCGGCCATGGAGGCCACCGCGCCGTCGACCGCGTCCGCGCCGGCCTGGATCGCGGCGAGGTAGGTGGCGAGCTGGCCGCCCGCGGTGTCGTGGGTGTGCAGGTGCACGGGGAGGTCGAACTCCCTGCGCAGCGCGGACACGAGCTTCGCTGCGGCCGGGGCGCGCAGCAGGCCCGCCATGTCCTTGACGGCCAGGACGTGGGCGCCCGCCTCGACGATCTGCTCGGCGAGGCGGAGGTAGTAGTCGAGGGTGTAGAGGCGCTCGTTCGGGTCGGACAGGTCGGAGGTGTAGCAGAGGGCGACCTCGGCGATCGCCGTTCCGGTCTCGCGTACGGCGTCGATGGCGGGGCGCATCTGGCCGACGTCGTTGAGGGCGTCGAAGATGCGGAAGATGTCGATGCCGGTGGCGGCGGCCTCCTGCACGAAGGCGTCGGTCACCTCCGTCGGGTACGGGGTGTAGCCCACGGTGTTGCGGCCGCGCAGCAGCATCTGCAGGCAGATGTTGGGTACGGCCTCGCGCAGGGCGGCCAGGCGCTCCCAGGGGTCCTCGGCGAGGAAGCGCAGCGCCACGTCGTAGGTGGCGCCGCCCCAGCACTCGAGGGACAGCAGCTGGGGCAGGGTGCTCGCCACCGTGGGGGCGACGGCGAGCAGGTCCTTGGTGCGGACGCGGGTGGCCAGCAGCGACTGGTGGGCGTCGCGGAAGGTGGTGTCGGTGACGCCGATGGTGGGCGACTCCCGCAGCCACCGGGCGAACCCCTCCGGGCCGAGCTCGGCGAGCCGCTGCCGGGAGCCGGCCGGCGGCTCGCCGACGGGAACGGGCGGCAGCTTGGTGATCGGCTCGATCAGCTCGGGGCGTTCGCCGTGCGGCTTGTTCACCGTGACGT includes these proteins:
- a CDS encoding NUDIX hydrolase family protein, which encodes MSDTTETTPGWLTPDELELARARMPILYVEAVPVRVDDSGEVTSIGLLLRIGPDGNVNRTLVSGRVLHHERVRDALLRHLEKDLGPVALPRVPTSLQPFTVAEYFPTQGITPYHDPRQHAVSLAYIVPVTGDCRPRQDALDLVWFSPQEAASPAVQSEMPGGHGFLLRQALAHVGLSAS
- a CDS encoding XdhC family protein, producing the protein MREVADTARRWAAEGRTAVLARPLTEKGFGPKRPEDALLVDEAGHCRGSLYRGAFDRQLVAEAAALVESGAGARVCEVAVHDDAVKEARLTCGGQAEILLQALHTVPARWWDLLAEGADAALVTELDDDRTRAVSTVVVPGPPEGDDRAAEKARRLLARHRAGREAGPTDAGFVLIETCPAVLHLVVVGEGELAELLVAQAHLLGWEATVTTAEQQVRDLLADRPAAACLIVLSHEPDLDVPALHTALGTGIPYVGALGSRHTQDRRAGALLEAGLNEEQLRRIHGPIGLDVGARTPAETALAICAEVLTALARPS
- a CDS encoding glutamine synthetase, with amino-acid sequence MTTLADPVPGGRPGDAERATALSGELTGRGVHGIVLAYVDTAGIGRVKTVPTARLASAAAWGVGMSPVFDTFLANDHIVTTDVLGSPDGDLRLYPDLGRLVVLAGQPGWAWAPVDRITQEGERHPGCSRTFLRRVVADAAQEHGLTFRAGIEIEWAVGLGSAPDGEFVPAVSGPAYGATRQVELSDYLADLLAALAAQGVDVDQVHPEYAAGQFEISVGALDPVAAADRSVLVRQTVRAVTQRHGLKVSFSPAVFAEGVGNGGHVHLSAWHGDSNLHSGGDRRHGMTADAESFAAGVLAHLPALTAVTAPSPASYLRLKPSQWAGVFTAWGLETRESALRVVTGTAGHRDQQANLEVKPVDLAANPYLALGCLITAGLDGLASAAPLPGEITGDPVRFGAEEAAARGVRRLPVSLAEAVEEFRKDERLRSALGPVLADAVIAVRQGEIAAVQGLDDEQVAAAYRWKY
- a CDS encoding pyruvate carboxylase translates to MFRKVLVANRGEIAIRAFRAGYELGARTVAVFPHEDRNSLHRLKADEAYEIGEPGHPVRAYLSVDEIVRAARRAGADAVYPGYGFLSENPELARACEEAGITFVGPSADTLELTGNKARAVAAARAAGVPVLGSSAPSTDVDELVRAAEDIGFPVFVKAVAGGGGRGMRRVEDPAQLRESIEAAAREAASAFGDATVFLEKAVVEPRHIEVQILADGQGNVIHLFERDCSVQRRHQKVIELAPAPNLDPALRERICADAVRFAREIGYRNAGTVEFLLDRDGNHVFIEMNPRIQVEHTVTEEVTDVDLVQAQLRIASGETLDDLGLSQETVTLRGAALQCRITTEDPANGFRPDTGRISAYRSPGGSGIRLDGGTTHAGTEISAHFDSMLVKLTCRGRDFQAAIGRARRAVAEFRIRGVATNIPFLQAVLDDPDFQAGQVTTSFIEQRPHLLTARHSADRGTKLLTYLADVTVNKPHGERPELIEPITKLPPVPVGEPPAGSRQRLAELGPEGFARWLRESPTIGVTDTTFRDAHQSLLATRVRTKDLLAVAPTVASTLPQLLSLECWGGATYDVALRFLAEDPWERLAALREAVPNICLQMLLRGRNTVGYTPYPTEVTDAFVQEAAATGIDIFRIFDALNDVGQMRPAIDAVRETGTAIAEVALCYTSDLSDPNERLYTLDYYLRLAEQIVEAGAHVLAVKDMAGLLRAPAAAKLVSALRREFDLPVHLHTHDTAGGQLATYLAAIQAGADAVDGAVASMAGTTSQPSLSAIVAATDHSERPTGLDLQAVGDLEPYWESVRKIYAPFEAGLASPTGRVYHHEIPGGQLSNLRTQAIALGLGDRFEAIEAMYAAADRILGRLVKVTPSSKVVGDLALHLVGADVAPDDFEATPNRFDIPDSVIGFLRGELGNPPGGWPEPFRTKALEGRADPKPVQELSADDRTGLAKERRATLNRLLFPGPTREYENHRQNFGDTSVLDSKDFFYGLRPGKEYAVDLEPGVRLLIELQAVGEADERGMRTVMSTLNGQLRPIQVRDKAAASDMPVTEKADRTNPGHVAAPFAGVVTLSVAEGDEVAAGATVATIEAMKMEAAITAPNAGRVTRLAINRIQQVEGGDLLVAIE
- a CDS encoding amidohydrolase family protein — encoded protein: MSAVHEALGELRLVDHHCHGVVTADLDRAGFESLLTEGEAWPGVSAFDSPVGVAVRRHCAPLLDLARHAPADEYTARRAELGWREVNRRFLAASGTGTFCVDTGYVPDRITTPAELAGDDAYEVVRLENVAEAVAAKGVEPDEYAEAFRAAAQEAVRRPGVVGVKSVAAYRTGFDLAPARPSDTEVTEAARRWLAEGGGRLADPVLVRHLLWTAVELGLPLQLHTGFGDNDIRLHRVDPTHLTDWLHLTAGTIPVLLLHCWPYQRQAAYLAAVFEQVYLDVGLTLHHVGPARARAVLEEALEITPFRKLLYSSDAYGVAEFYWLGALSFRRGLAELLQDRVDTDELSLPDALRIAEWAGAHNARQVYRLSGPS
- a CDS encoding (2Fe-2S) ferredoxin domain-containing protein produces the protein MSRSAIRAGQRPCTLVVCRGCCCGNPRKYPDDDHVWQLDRLRAGAAASDGRFTVRTTDCLGPCDQANVVVVQPSTAGRLAGARPVWIGFASGEDCTDDLLDWAAAGGPGVAEPPVTLELQFVRPPREARARTRR